Below is a window of Chanodichthys erythropterus isolate Z2021 chromosome 19, ASM2448905v1, whole genome shotgun sequence DNA.
gtatttactgtagtaataactacaaattatgcataattacatgcaattaactctaaaccaaaccctcataaccctaaccctattgtaagtacatgtagttgaTTGtcattactcagtacttaaatgtataattacactgtaataattacacttaaaataaagtgtaaccaaatttaataataataaaataataaaaaatattcataaatgttatgataatgtttaatatacatataacaacaacaaaataataaaaaaatgttgtaatataaatgtaataagtaTTATAATATGACTATATAAAAAAcgaatatataatgtataactgtaataatcaataatagtataatattgttttaatattaatataataataaaaacaacaatacatataataatgttgtaatgtgaatataataatacaaacaGCATAATGATAAATATGCTGtagtataataaatataataattacagtaaacaataataaatagtaTAATATTCATCAATAATAAATATGCTgcagtataataataataataataataataataatacattgttttaatataaatataatataaaatgttgtaatataaattcaatattaataaataatacaaatattatttttatgataaaaatatttaaaaatatttaataaaaacaacaatactAAATATGCTGcagtataaatgtaataataataacaataaatagtaaaatattgttttaatacaaatataaaccacaataataaataaataatattataaataataaatattataatgttgtaatgtaaatataataataataacattaataatatccTTCATTTAGAGACAAGCAGTAACTCAAAGTGTTGTAGAAAGACGCGAAAAATAGATGAACATGAACAAAAGGATAGAATGAAAATAAAGactaattaataaattatctaTTGATAATAGAATAAGTAGACAACAAGTAAAAGCAATTTTAagtacaaataaagatataaaggtgtcaaatgtaaatgtaaaggtCATTCAGACCAGCAGACACACTCGCGCTCACACAGCAGCCGCTCTGCTGATTATTGAACTCATTAACTGCACATTTACACAGATATCCTCCAACACCCCTCACCGCTGCACCGAAGACCCCTCGCGTGATGCTTCAGCCCCGCATCCACCGCCGCCCGCAGCAGAACACACGCCGCGCTGCGCAGCGCCATGATGAACCGCTCGAGAGACGCCGAGAGACGTCAACACACAAGAACCGTGACGCAACGTGCGTACACGTCATCGCGTCTGTGCGCTCCTTCATATGGAAAGCGACGAGATTCGCCCGTGAGACATCCAGAGCGCGCAGGAATCGGGATTTTACGTTTCTACACATCTGATGAGTAAACAAACCTGTGAGTTATATGAAAGAGGAGTCTGTCGATAAATAAATCCTCTGCTTTAATAATAGATGTTGTTTAGTGGTGATGTAGGGTCAGCTGAAGTTTGTTATTGTTTCCAGCACATCAATTCACCTAAGAATGAGTAATGACAATAATTCATGAgtcaaatgtattttattcagtTATACATCATATATAGTAGTTGAACTTCAATATAAACACTGATATAGATGCTTAAATTCTTtcatcatctgtctgtctatctatctatcagtttgtctatctatcagtctatctatctatctatctatctatctatctatctatctatctatctatctgtctgtctgtctgtctgtctgtctgtctgtctgtctgtctgtctgtctgtctgtctatctatctatctatctatctatctatccatccatccatccatccatccatccatccatccatccatccatccatccatccatccatccatccatccatccatccatccatccatccatccatccatccatccatctttgtCTGTCTCCAGTGACAGTGACAACATGAGCCAATAGTGTTTCTCTGCAGCCCTTaacattttttcttaatttattttatactttCAGGTTTCCAGGTTTATGATGGAGGATCACATGCAGTGCACAATCTGCTTGGATTCGTTTAAGTTCCCTGTGACCATCCCGTGCGGTCACACCTTCTGCAAGGTCTGCATCTCCAAATTCTGGGAGGCCAAGGACAAAGACTTCCACTGCCCCGTTTGCAACAAAACCTTCGAAACGAGGCCTCAGCTGAATCGCAACGTGTCTCTGTCAGTGTTAACGGAGGTGGCCGCCACACACGGTCCGGCTAAGAGAGATGTGTGCACGGGAGCCTTCGTCCACACGGAGCCGGAGCAGATCTGTGAGCGACACCAGAAGCCTCTGGTCCTTTACTGCAGGAACGACGGCATGTGTGTTTGCTATGAGTGCATTGTGATCGAGTGTAAGGGGCATGATACGATTTTGGTGGAAGATGAACGGAATAATAGAGAGGTACAACAAACATGCACTACCATGATGTATAAATACTGTATAATTTAAATAGTATATCATCATTTTTTGCATTACAATAATGAAAATTGGGGGTGAAAATAATGCTTAATTTTCACTAATAAATGCTAATAATGGGAATGTCACCATGCTATATTTTCTTTATTCAAACTatgctttttatttctttctttaattTTAGAGTGTGATATTTTGATATTCAGGTTTTGTGAGATTTAATCTCAAAGTGTTTGAACCTTATATATCAGATAACATGaatatttttgacatttttcttttgGTATGCAGGCTGGATTAAAGAGAAAGAGTGCGGAAATCAAGAAACTCCAGGAAGCCACTGAGAGAAACCGTCTGGAGCTCATGGAAAACATGGAAAAAGCAAAGGCAAGGCAACTTCTACCATCCACGACTTTatccaaaaataaaactgtTCTCATTCTCATATCATCCCAAAACCAAATGATGGTGACAATTGAAAATTAGGTTGCATTTGTTGTTAAgattaactacattagttaacatgaactaacaatgaaaaatacttctaagGACTTAATCTcagttaaaattaattttaacaaCTACTAATACTTTATTAAAACCAAAAGTTGTAACTGTTAATGTAATCTTATGGACCAGACATGAACTAACTTGAATGATCATGCtatatataatgcataatacataaaagtaatacatattaatataatattaaatgtagTAGACATCTCAAATAAGAACTAAAAAGCAACGTAAAAAAGTAGTTTATACAACGTATGCACTAAATTAAAGTCAATATTTGACAAAAATCTCACATTCTGCCACAACTCTCAAATCTTATTCACAGTTTTGCATTTTAAACACATGCAAGGACATGCAAGACTTGGTACTGTTTGGCatgattaaattaattttttgatttcaaaaatgtacatgcattacagtttttctcagttgcTTTGGCACATTTATCGAATCATCCTTATAATTTGCAGaacagaatgttcatttctcGAAAATGGATTACCTGCAAAAGCCTCAAGCTCAAATACCTTAGTTCATCTCCCAAAATGCACGTATTTATGTCAATGAACATATCAGTGCCATCAGAAAGTCCTTGTGTCATTGTTCTCGAACAAGATAGTCAAAATGCTTAGCCATGTTGTCAGTATAACAGCGCACACTGTCAGCATTTTCAAATGTAAACTATGGCTATGGTTTTGTCTACGAAATGCTTGAATGATTGAGGAAAAGGTTGTTCTCCCAACGTTTGGCTGCACCTTTAGACCCACATAACCCAGTGTAAGGTCATAACTGAGAACGTAGTTCACAATCGTGGCCCTTATTTAATCAGAAACGTGCCTAAGTCATTTGCCTCTTCCTCTGTTTTGCCTCCCTATACCCTTCAACCACAcattcttcctcttcttcttcccaGCTGTTGACTCTGTTTGTTTCCATGTTGTTCTTCCATTATCAGAAATTGTAACTCTTGTGTTGTGATCGGTCTATATATGCTTTCCAGTTGAAGACTGATGACATGCATCTTTGTGCTGCTTTAGAGAACTGCTTGTGTCATTGGTTGATCTAATGCTTTACATTCCCCTGAATACATTAGTGAAATTCAAGATTCACCTACAAAATTCATCAATTCAGGACACATTTACAAAAGTCTAATAGAAATGTATAGATAATATACTTGACACATTATGATAACTATgcaaccattttgcatttaatgacTTATGCGATGAACTAATGCCTAGATATTTTGAGGGGTAAGACAGAGAAtcaaataatacattttgagcAACATGACATTAGCAATTGATAATGTAGGAAATGGCAGACAATTGTACATAATCAGTTGCATGAATGTACTAAAGCATTTGCATTTTGTTCAAAAgaatgagaaactgcttttATGGTGTGCAAAAGTGACTAGATGATGTGAAGGTTGAACAAGTagttttgaaaatttcagtTCTGATTTAAGAAATGtgccaaagcgactgagaaaatgtaatatatataagaGAACAAACATAGATGAAGGATGCACGCTCATGGCATGTTGTTCTCCCTCTACTCAATCAGGTTTCACTACAGCAGACATCTCAGTGGGTGAATACCAAGTTCTCACAGCTGATAAAGGTGTTGGTAGAGAAGCAGGAAGTGACACAGCTGTTTCTGGATCAGCAGCAGGAAGTGACAGTATTGCAGGCTGAAGAGAGGCTGGCTGCGCTGGAGGAGAGAACGATCCAGCTTGTATCTCTGCAGGAGGAGATAAGCAGCATGTGTTCCCTCCCGCCATGCCAGCTCATCAAGGTTACAGCaaatgcttattttattttattttattttattttattttattttattttattttattttattttattttattttattttattttattttattttattttatttgagagATGGGactcacaaaataaaataatacaataataacaaataattaaattttagaAAAATTATAAATTGCCCCATTTGCTTTTCTATTGATGATACTAAGGTCATTTGGTTGtggaaaatattaatatttattatttatctatttaaagttattttaagacttgttttacaataatattgcttattaatattatatatatatatatatatatatatatatatatatatatatatatatatatatatatatatatatatatatatatatatataaataaattataatatatattattcttgTATTATTTATTGGGTCACATTttgtttagggtccaattctcactattaactaactattaactatgacttttgcctcaataaactcctaattactgcttattaatagttactaaggtagttgttaagtttaggtattgggtagaattatgggatgtagaatatggtcgtgcagaataaggcattaatatgtgtttTATCAGTACTAATGAATAGctaatattctagtaatatgcatactaataagcaactagttaatagtgagaattggatcctaaactaaagtgttaccattgtTAATGGTTTTGACAGATGTGAATAGGTCTAACGTTGCATGTGTGCTTATGGAGCCCCTGTTTGTGTGCTCATGCAGGACTCCAGGTTCATAGAGGTCCCACGCTTCAGTGACGTTCCGGTGGATGTGCATGTAAGCGTACAGGAGAAGCTGACCCCTGCCACGGACGTCCTGTCCCGAGTGTCTAAGCTGGTGTGTGAGGATCTGGAAAGAGCCATACAGGTGTCCGGAGGACAGGATAAAGAAAGTGAGtcaggtgccgtagaacgtctttttaaaagatgtaatataagtctaaggtgtccctgaatgtgtctgtgaaatttcagctcaaaataccccacagatttttttttttattcatttttttaactgcctattttggggcatcattaaatatgcgtcgattcaggctgcagcccctttaaattcccATGCTCTCCGCCCCTGGAGCTCGcgacaaagttcacacagctaatataaccctcaaaatggatctttacaaattattcgtctaatcgcgtaagtatggtatttatttggatgttaacatttgattctgaatgagtttgaggctgtgctccatggctaaagctaacattacacactgttggagagatttataaagaatgaagttgtgtttatgaattatacagactgcaagtgtttaaaaaatgaaaataacgacagtcttgtctccatgaatacagtaagaaacgatggtaactttaaccacatttaacagtacattagcaacatgctaacgaaacattaagaaagacaatttacaaatatcactaaaaatagcatgatatcatggatcatgtcagttattatcgctccatctgccatttttcgctattgttcttgcttgcttacctagtctgatgattcagctgtgcacagatccagacgttaatactgactgcccttgtctaatgccttgaacatgggctggcatatgcaaatattgggggcgtacatattaatgatcccgactgttacgtaacagtcggtgttatgttgagattcgcctgttcttctgaggtcttttaaacaaatgagatttacacaagtaggaggaaacaatggagtttgagactcactgtatgtcatttccatgtactgaactcttgttatttaactatgccaaggtaaattaaatttttaattctagggcacctttaacatactattagttttattattgtttttttctaaatcatcagcattactttttctttgtctttctcGTAGGTTCTCCTCAAGATAAGAGGCCAGTTTTGGCTGTCGTTCCCAGTCCTGCAACTCCATCATATCCAGCTGAGAGGGAGGGGCTAAACGCATGTATGCTCATATCATCTCATGCGTATGTTAGTACAGAGCGCAAAAAGTTTAATTCTCAGTCTCATATATTGCAATTCTTCTCTTCACCCAGACCGCTGCAACTTGACCTTTGACCCTCGTACAGCCAACGCTCACTTACGCCTTTCCCAGAGCAACAGGAGGGCGGAGCATATGACCTCTGGGCCCCGCCCCGTCCCGGCTGACGAGTCCCGCTTCGACCACACCTGGCAGGTGTTGTGTTTTCAGAGCTTCA
It encodes the following:
- the trim65 gene encoding E3 ubiquitin-protein ligase TRIM65; the protein is MMEDHMQCTICLDSFKFPVTIPCGHTFCKVCISKFWEAKDKDFHCPVCNKTFETRPQLNRNVSLSVLTEVAATHGPAKRDVCTGAFVHTEPEQICERHQKPLVLYCRNDGMCVCYECIVIECKGHDTILVEDERNNREAGLKRKSAEIKKLQEATERNRLELMENMEKAKVSLQQTSQWVNTKFSQLIKVLVEKQEVTQLFLDQQQEVTVLQAEERLAALEERTIQLVSLQEEISSMCSLPPCQLIKDSRFIEVPRFSDVPVDVHVSVQEKLTPATDVLSRVSKLVCEDLERAIQVSGGQDKESSPQDKRPVLAVVPSPATPSYPAEREGLNAYRCNLTFDPRTANAHLRLSQSNRRAEHMTSGPRPVPADESRFDHTWQVLCFQSFTRGQHYWELEVSKPWAYVGVTYPNIPRKEKGKRCMVGMNELSWSLQLDERQLSAWHAGCKESVAAQLQLNAQPLRIGMLLDYEAGTLTYYGEGQVRLHAFHCAFSQALLPACWIGEGVTVTLCEPRA